A portion of the Marinobacter alexandrii genome contains these proteins:
- a CDS encoding slipin family protein: MKRIRINAGKIGLVFRKGDYKRVISEGIHWIKPFETVVKYDLSKPFYPSIELNVLLRDEKLVEHFTIVEVGDNELTIQYENSNFKAVLTPGRYTFWKGLTEYSFVKVDLSKIEITEAIDLLSIKRKELVPYVRVCKVDSYENGVLFVDNKVDKILGPGEYYFWKNAKEVSVSKVDLRQLQLEVSGQEILTKDKAALRINFYTQYKVVDVTKAVVDNKDYEKQLYIFMQFALREFIGTLTLDELLENKEAITKYVLSSLKGKADKLGVEIRGCGVRDIILPGDMKEIMNQVLIAQKQAQANVITRREETASTRSLLNTAKLMEDNDMLFKLKEMEYVEKIADKIGEITVSGNGQIVDQLKGIFTPGK; the protein is encoded by the coding sequence ATGAAAAGGATCAGAATTAATGCTGGTAAAATTGGCTTAGTGTTTAGAAAAGGTGATTACAAAAGAGTAATCTCTGAGGGGATTCATTGGATAAAGCCATTTGAAACAGTCGTAAAGTACGACTTGTCAAAGCCATTCTATCCTTCAATCGAGCTTAATGTGCTTTTGAGGGATGAGAAGTTGGTAGAACACTTTACAATTGTTGAGGTCGGCGATAACGAACTTACTATTCAATACGAGAACAGCAACTTTAAAGCCGTATTGACTCCAGGTAGGTACACTTTCTGGAAAGGGTTGACTGAGTATTCCTTCGTTAAAGTAGACTTAAGTAAGATTGAGATCACTGAAGCGATCGATCTCTTATCAATCAAGAGAAAGGAATTAGTGCCTTATGTGAGAGTATGCAAAGTCGACTCTTATGAAAATGGAGTGTTGTTTGTCGACAATAAAGTCGATAAGATTTTGGGACCAGGAGAATACTACTTCTGGAAGAATGCCAAAGAGGTATCCGTCTCAAAAGTGGACTTAAGGCAATTGCAATTAGAAGTGTCTGGTCAGGAGATTTTGACCAAAGACAAAGCAGCCTTGAGGATTAACTTCTACACTCAATACAAGGTGGTAGATGTGACAAAAGCAGTAGTCGATAACAAAGACTATGAAAAGCAATTGTACATCTTCATGCAGTTTGCTTTGAGGGAATTCATTGGTACTTTGACATTAGACGAATTGTTGGAAAACAAGGAAGCGATTACCAAGTATGTATTGAGTTCTTTGAAAGGTAAAGCTGATAAACTTGGAGTTGAGATTAGAGGATGTGGTGTCAGAGATATCATCTTGCCGGGTGATATGAAGGAGATCATGAACCAAGTGTTGATTGCGCAAAAACAAGCGCAGGCAAATGTGATCACCAGAAGGGAAGAAACAGCTTCGACAAGGAGCTTGTTAAACACCGCAAAGTTGATGGAGGATAACGACATGCTGTTCAAATTGAAAGAGATGGAATATGTCGAGAAAATTGCTGATAAGATTGGAGAGATTACTGTTTCCGGTAACGGACAGATTGTCGACCAATTGAAAGGAATTTTTACTCCAGGCAAGTAA
- a CDS encoding WYL domain-containing protein, with protein MPVNRNALVRYKTIDNCLRNRHRKWTLEDLIDACSEALYDYEGIDKGVSRRTVQMDIQMMRSDKLGYHAPIIVEEKKYYTYSDPDYSITNIPLTDQDLGKLTEVVDILKQFKGFTHFQELSGMVQKLEDKIHVSKTKERPIIDLEKNENLKGLEYIDPIFQAVSKRNKIRVTYQSFKARTPGTFEFHPALLKEWRNRWFVLGKKKASANFMMLALDRILEIENLEVPAIYFENYDLSNHFRDVIGATVNVGEEPREVMLFVYGMHAPYVITKPLHHSQKVIERTREGILISIKVQHNFELEKEILSYGDTMKVISPSRLRSKIKERLTHSIDLYDTELSDNSIRYFSKKLESKGHLITHHVYTKKEVAKMGSILHHFKTENPGNSKEVYAIRNLLGKIPDLKHIVLNGNLKKILSQFEADLFLTKAIYFDKPAQSNWYVTWHQDTTINVKEKKDIEGYDNWTKKEDFFGVQPPKEVLHDTITIRVHLDDTTDENGALKVLPGSHKKRLSDEEISLITQSSIPAICEVRAGGIHFMKPLILHASSKTTNNKNRRVIHLEFNSIELGGGLDWGEDLQIFRN; from the coding sequence GTGCCAGTAAACCGAAATGCATTAGTTCGATACAAAACCATTGATAACTGTCTTAGAAACAGGCATAGAAAATGGACATTGGAAGATCTTATTGATGCTTGCTCAGAAGCTCTTTATGATTATGAAGGGATAGATAAAGGGGTTAGCAGAAGAACCGTGCAAATGGATATCCAAATGATGCGCAGCGACAAACTTGGGTATCATGCACCAATTATTGTAGAAGAGAAGAAGTATTACACCTACTCAGACCCTGATTATTCTATAACCAATATCCCGCTTACTGATCAAGATTTAGGTAAGCTCACTGAAGTGGTAGACATCCTTAAACAATTTAAAGGGTTCACCCATTTTCAGGAATTGAGCGGAATGGTTCAGAAGCTTGAGGACAAGATACATGTATCTAAGACCAAAGAACGACCTATCATTGATCTTGAAAAGAACGAAAACCTCAAGGGATTAGAATACATCGATCCAATTTTTCAAGCAGTTTCCAAGCGGAATAAAATCCGAGTCACTTATCAATCATTTAAAGCAAGGACTCCCGGAACATTTGAATTTCATCCTGCACTTCTGAAGGAATGGAGAAATAGGTGGTTTGTGCTTGGCAAGAAAAAAGCATCAGCCAACTTCATGATGCTCGCTCTGGATAGAATATTGGAAATTGAGAATCTTGAAGTTCCAGCAATCTACTTTGAAAACTATGATCTTTCCAATCATTTCAGAGATGTGATTGGAGCAACCGTGAACGTTGGTGAAGAGCCACGAGAAGTGATGCTTTTCGTGTATGGCATGCATGCACCCTATGTCATTACAAAGCCTCTTCATCATAGTCAAAAGGTTATTGAGAGAACAAGGGAAGGCATTCTTATCTCAATCAAGGTTCAGCATAATTTTGAATTAGAGAAGGAGATACTCTCTTATGGAGATACAATGAAAGTCATTTCTCCAAGTCGTCTGAGATCAAAAATCAAAGAGAGACTCACCCATTCAATAGATCTATATGATACTGAGTTAAGCGATAATAGTATTCGATACTTCAGTAAGAAACTTGAATCGAAAGGTCATCTGATTACCCACCACGTCTACACTAAGAAAGAAGTGGCCAAGATGGGGTCAATACTTCACCACTTTAAAACAGAAAATCCAGGTAACTCAAAGGAAGTTTACGCGATCAGAAATCTACTTGGTAAAATTCCAGATTTAAAACACATTGTCTTGAATGGAAATCTTAAGAAGATACTTTCACAGTTTGAAGCAGATCTATTCCTCACCAAAGCCATTTACTTTGATAAGCCAGCACAATCAAATTGGTATGTCACTTGGCATCAGGACACCACCATTAATGTCAAGGAGAAGAAAGATATAGAGGGGTATGATAACTGGACAAAGAAAGAAGATTTCTTTGGTGTGCAGCCACCGAAAGAAGTGCTCCATGATACGATCACTATTCGGGTCCATCTTGACGACACAACTGATGAAAATGGTGCTTTGAAAGTCCTTCCTGGATCACATAAGAAAAGACTTAGCGATGAAGAAATATCTCTGATTACTCAAAGTAGCATTCCAGCAATCTGTGAGGTAAGAGCTGGTGGTATTCATTTCATGAAGCCATTAATTCTGCATGCCTCCTCAAAGACAACTAATAACAAGAATCGTCGTGTAATCCATCTGGAGTTTAACTCGATTGAGTTGGGAGGAGGATTAGATTGGGGTGAAGATTTGCAAATCTTTAGGAACTAA
- a CDS encoding ATP-binding protein: MSQHSYIKDIAKYGLENDQERLLDTLNDLIKHSKKTKKLNFAIQLQSILKEAIHHQKTNVLTKVGSEIHSSRVAERELGDLILEKLTSDYTFDNLIGSQEIKEQLQFLVKEHQASDMLNSYDLPVSNKVLLHGPSGCGKTLASYVIAGELNKMMIVVNLGAIVSSKLGETSKNLTKIFRRAAVEDCIIFIDEFDTLGKVRDYGQDHGEMKRVVNTILQLFDYLPQSSMIIAATNQREMVDEALMRRFDLSVEFPLPDKEKIKSLIDVTLKNGKFKFDKPKSVNKIIEESVGLSYYSIQKSLITAIKRTLFEIADSKVRSIQPKVKVDIWKRLIDQEKRSILK, translated from the coding sequence ATGAGCCAGCACAGTTATATCAAAGATATTGCCAAATACGGTCTTGAAAATGATCAAGAAAGATTACTTGATACTCTGAATGACCTAATAAAACACTCTAAGAAGACCAAAAAACTGAATTTTGCAATTCAGCTTCAGTCAATACTTAAAGAAGCTATTCATCATCAAAAAACCAATGTTTTGACAAAAGTTGGCTCTGAAATTCATTCATCAAGAGTTGCTGAAAGAGAATTAGGAGATCTTATTCTTGAAAAACTTACTTCCGATTACACCTTTGATAACTTAATAGGTAGCCAAGAAATCAAAGAGCAGTTACAATTCTTAGTTAAAGAACATCAGGCATCTGATATGCTAAATTCATATGATTTGCCTGTGTCGAATAAGGTATTATTACATGGACCTTCAGGTTGTGGTAAAACACTCGCCTCATACGTAATAGCAGGTGAGTTAAACAAAATGATGATTGTGGTAAATCTTGGTGCTATAGTATCTTCTAAATTAGGAGAAACAAGTAAAAATCTTACTAAGATATTCAGACGTGCAGCTGTAGAAGATTGCATTATTTTCATTGATGAGTTTGACACCTTGGGAAAGGTAAGAGACTATGGCCAAGATCATGGTGAAATGAAAAGAGTAGTGAACACAATCTTGCAGTTGTTCGATTACTTACCTCAAAGCAGCATGATAATAGCAGCAACTAATCAGAGAGAAATGGTTGATGAAGCTCTTATGAGGAGATTTGATTTGAGTGTTGAATTCCCATTACCTGATAAAGAGAAAATCAAAAGTTTGATTGATGTTACTTTAAAGAATGGGAAGTTTAAGTTTGATAAACCCAAGTCTGTCAATAAAATAATTGAGGAATCTGTCGGATTATCTTATTACAGCATTCAAAAATCACTTATTACCGCAATAAAAAGAACCCTATTCGAAATTGCAGATTCAAAGGTTAGATCAATTCAACCCAAAGTAAAAGTCGATATATGGAAAAGGTTGATAGATCAGGAAAAACGATCTATCTTGAAATAG
- a CDS encoding S8 family peptidase: MAKQPHIKLNTIVQTEGTREMQFNYGFNSDKDDDAEKDYELMVKVFSDSYKRFTRDREVRVEERNPKLDIPTHFDYIEILFQDQFIIDKFLPSWYEDFGLLGVTFTMFNRVGLFVIEDQDKFDILLKDIEGFIDKESGKNPNAEYNPKVKFIKDFNLLTTEQIISYDKLGDLMNFRLVEFPVGHGEISSIYKGLSSYLQSRSIEFKFVESSGLLEVRNISDEIIQEVVKNFDAILSVTSSFSTVVRPSELNVVGRDYGFEISNPDANLPIVGILDTGISRETPLDSILVKDEDFNLTSTSVYLDNANDGYGHGTAVAALAALGRSPYDVGYRGKIETDCRLLSMKILDGNSAYLSSSEVIGLLRQAKQKYPETIIFVLTTCYQIPKATNEEFSSYAYELDLFAHQTDSIVFICTANNNDSANQNDYNLNYFEVEDSNLCTPAESMNNLIVGASAGNLMSDVFNGISPSPEFPALYSRTCYINLEELYPVNKQNRNLFRPDVIYEGGDFEKMGPFIGTGLQASIELLSAKPETGYFRDVGTSFSTPLVANIAAKIQRQYPTLKAQSIKALILNSASTDLIPFDKEMENLRRKTVGNGLVSEIDATLSSDDQITIVIEDSIEPDKMKLIPVNFPSYLTQYNLGKKNGLLKITATLCFSFEPVTNNHLGYCPLHMAFAFFRNQTGDQILMPEATLKSKLKSSWSQNNRFKSKPIPPSNSQKIQFLIGVDDLTDENSRLKLAVHCLLNTQVISTDKYKKEHEFSMAITIEENLKSSKKTGLLYNEVRAINEIVNIAEADLDADQEIELDN, from the coding sequence ATGGCAAAACAACCCCATATTAAACTGAATACAATTGTTCAGACTGAAGGCACAAGGGAAATGCAGTTCAATTATGGATTTAATTCAGACAAGGATGATGACGCAGAAAAGGATTACGAGTTGATGGTAAAAGTCTTTAGTGATTCTTATAAAAGATTTACAAGAGATAGAGAGGTGAGGGTAGAAGAACGAAATCCCAAACTTGACATACCAACTCACTTTGATTACATCGAAATCCTTTTTCAAGACCAGTTCATAATCGACAAGTTTCTTCCCTCATGGTATGAGGATTTTGGATTGCTTGGAGTAACCTTCACTATGTTTAATAGAGTAGGTTTATTTGTGATTGAAGATCAAGATAAGTTTGACATCCTACTAAAAGATATAGAAGGATTCATTGACAAAGAATCAGGAAAAAACCCAAATGCTGAATACAACCCGAAAGTTAAATTTATCAAAGACTTTAATCTTCTTACCACAGAACAAATTATAAGTTACGATAAACTGGGGGACCTAATGAATTTCAGGTTGGTTGAGTTTCCAGTAGGTCATGGTGAAATTTCCAGTATCTACAAAGGATTATCGAGCTATTTGCAATCAAGAAGCATTGAATTCAAATTTGTAGAATCAAGTGGTTTGCTTGAAGTACGAAATATAAGTGATGAAATAATTCAGGAGGTTGTCAAAAACTTTGATGCAATACTGAGTGTCACATCATCTTTTTCAACCGTAGTCCGACCCTCCGAGCTAAATGTTGTAGGACGTGACTATGGCTTTGAAATTTCCAACCCTGACGCTAACCTTCCAATTGTTGGAATATTAGATACAGGAATAAGCCGTGAAACTCCCTTAGATTCTATTTTGGTTAAGGACGAAGATTTCAACTTAACATCTACCAGTGTATATCTTGATAATGCGAATGATGGATATGGACATGGGACTGCTGTCGCAGCTTTGGCAGCTCTTGGTCGTAGTCCTTATGATGTTGGATATAGAGGAAAAATTGAGACGGATTGCAGGTTACTGTCTATGAAAATATTGGATGGGAACTCTGCATATCTATCATCAAGTGAAGTAATTGGTCTATTGAGACAAGCAAAACAAAAATATCCTGAAACGATCATTTTTGTTTTGACAACATGTTACCAAATACCTAAAGCAACCAACGAGGAATTTTCGTCATATGCATATGAACTTGACTTGTTCGCACATCAGACCGATAGTATTGTATTTATATGTACTGCGAATAATAATGATTCAGCAAATCAGAATGATTACAATCTAAATTATTTTGAGGTGGAGGATAGCAACTTGTGTACTCCGGCTGAAAGTATGAATAATCTTATAGTTGGTGCTTCAGCTGGTAACTTAATGAGTGACGTGTTTAATGGAATATCACCGTCACCGGAGTTTCCAGCACTTTATTCAAGGACCTGCTACATAAATCTCGAAGAGTTGTACCCAGTAAATAAGCAGAATAGAAATTTATTTAGGCCTGATGTGATATATGAAGGCGGTGATTTTGAGAAAATGGGTCCATTCATTGGAACCGGATTACAAGCGTCAATTGAATTACTATCAGCTAAACCAGAGACAGGTTACTTTCGGGATGTTGGTACGAGTTTTTCAACACCCTTAGTCGCTAATATTGCGGCTAAAATTCAAAGACAGTATCCCACACTTAAAGCTCAATCAATAAAGGCTTTAATACTAAATTCCGCATCGACTGATTTAATTCCTTTCGATAAAGAAATGGAGAACTTGAGAAGGAAGACAGTTGGCAATGGATTGGTATCAGAGATCGATGCAACACTATCCTCGGACGATCAAATAACCATTGTTATAGAGGATTCCATTGAGCCTGATAAGATGAAGCTTATTCCTGTTAATTTTCCATCCTATCTGACACAGTATAACCTTGGGAAGAAGAATGGTCTTCTTAAGATTACAGCGACACTGTGTTTTAGTTTTGAACCTGTTACTAATAACCACTTGGGCTATTGCCCATTACATATGGCTTTTGCTTTTTTCCGTAATCAGACGGGAGATCAAATACTAATGCCTGAAGCAACTCTTAAGTCAAAACTAAAGTCAAGTTGGTCCCAGAATAATCGTTTCAAGTCAAAGCCCATTCCGCCTTCCAACTCTCAGAAAATTCAATTTCTTATAGGGGTTGATGACCTAACAGATGAAAACTCTCGACTGAAGCTCGCGGTACATTGTTTATTAAATACTCAAGTTATTTCTACAGATAAATATAAAAAAGAACATGAGTTTTCGATGGCGATCACAATTGAAGAGAATTTGAAAAGCTCAAAAAAGACAGGTTTACTTTACAATGAAGTTCGTGCAATAAATGAGATAGTAAATATCGCTGAAGCAGACCTTGATGCTGATCAAGAAATTGAATTAGATAATTAA
- a CDS encoding helix-turn-helix transcriptional regulator, giving the protein MEEKKRVKPSETITERQGQVLQLIADGLDSYEIAKQLGNSKRTIDSIRLDMLRRFDATNSAHMVAIGIRKGWIK; this is encoded by the coding sequence GTGGAAGAGAAAAAAAGGGTAAAACCAAGCGAAACAATTACGGAAAGGCAGGGTCAAGTTTTGCAGTTGATAGCTGATGGACTGGATAGTTATGAAATTGCTAAACAGCTTGGTAATAGCAAAAGAACTATTGATTCTATCCGTTTGGATATGCTCCGCCGTTTTGATGCTACTAATTCTGCGCACATGGTTGCAATTGGAATTAGAAAGGGTTGGATTAAATAA
- a CDS encoding helix-turn-helix domain-containing protein yields the protein MENENPFQVLFRKLTDIEDLVLELKHSNGTDDVNVNEDFTRLSRKEICDVYNISLGTLHKMMKSGDLPFEKIGRKTLFKLHEVEQYFQSKNIHHG from the coding sequence ATGGAAAACGAAAATCCCTTCCAGGTTTTATTTAGAAAATTAACTGATATCGAAGATTTAGTCCTGGAACTAAAGCATAGCAACGGAACTGATGATGTTAATGTCAATGAAGACTTTACTCGATTGTCTCGGAAAGAAATATGCGATGTGTATAACATAAGCTTAGGAACACTTCATAAGATGATGAAGTCAGGAGATCTTCCTTTTGAGAAAATTGGAAGGAAGACGCTGTTTAAGCTTCATGAAGTTGAACAGTATTTCCAGTCAAAAAATATCCATCATGGGTAA
- a CDS encoding tyrosine-type recombinase/integrase: MSTVNFFLKDSKAKKTAITALIVDGRNYRKKVYTGISINPKHWSKNRKRVLSSEPKAVAYNNDLDRIGGLLEDSYRKAKREGIEATTEYFKSVLEPARVRVLSSWEIYDEFLEAKKSIPSSYEKYVTLKKYLNDFEKFRRKKLLINDFDHIVLEEFQNYFLNHTELKNGSIKRYFGFLKSFLNWSLSRAYLENRNFQLFKPISQPDTLKIILTDEEIQKIIDTDLGEKKYLANVRELLILSCDTGLRFSDYTRIDIQHIKKDEDGDLNLALRNKKTNHLIWLPLLTKRSEKIVERIIDGEIRPISNQKMNDYVKELGMLCGIDEPFEIDSFKGKKTISEVKPKYELMSTHIGRRTFATKYYLQEVPAEIIMHYTGHKDYKSFLQYINIPKRSYKNLMKKATADIPIMKVSKKLAIR; this comes from the coding sequence ATGTCTACGGTTAACTTTTTCCTAAAAGATTCTAAAGCTAAGAAAACAGCTATCACAGCTCTAATTGTGGATGGTCGAAACTATAGGAAAAAGGTTTACACAGGGATTTCAATCAACCCAAAACACTGGAGCAAGAATAGGAAAAGGGTATTATCATCTGAACCTAAAGCTGTTGCTTATAATAATGATTTGGATAGAATAGGAGGATTATTAGAAGATTCTTATCGGAAGGCTAAGAGAGAAGGGATAGAAGCCACAACCGAATATTTCAAATCAGTATTAGAGCCAGCAAGGGTAAGAGTTTTAAGTTCTTGGGAAATTTATGATGAATTCTTGGAAGCGAAGAAGTCTATACCAAGTAGTTATGAGAAATACGTTACCCTGAAAAAATACCTCAATGATTTTGAAAAATTCCGAAGGAAGAAATTATTAATAAATGATTTTGATCATATAGTACTTGAAGAATTTCAAAACTACTTTCTTAATCACACGGAACTTAAAAATGGTAGTATTAAGAGGTATTTTGGTTTTCTCAAATCCTTTTTAAACTGGTCGCTATCAAGAGCGTATCTGGAGAATCGTAATTTCCAACTCTTTAAGCCAATTAGTCAGCCTGATACTTTGAAGATTATTCTGACAGATGAGGAAATCCAGAAAATTATTGATACAGATCTTGGAGAGAAAAAATATTTGGCGAATGTTAGAGAACTTTTGATTCTGTCTTGTGATACAGGTTTAAGGTTTAGCGACTACACGAGAATAGATATACAACATATCAAGAAGGATGAAGATGGTGATCTAAATCTTGCACTTAGAAATAAGAAGACCAATCATTTGATTTGGCTACCTCTTCTGACAAAAAGATCTGAGAAGATAGTTGAGAGGATTATTGATGGGGAAATAAGACCAATCTCGAATCAAAAGATGAATGATTATGTAAAAGAACTTGGAATGCTTTGTGGTATAGATGAGCCGTTTGAAATTGACTCGTTTAAGGGGAAGAAGACCATTTCAGAGGTTAAACCAAAATATGAATTGATGTCTACTCATATCGGTCGAAGAACCTTTGCTACAAAGTACTACCTACAAGAAGTTCCTGCTGAGATTATAATGCATTACACTGGACACAAGGACTATAAAAGTTTCCTTCAGTACATCAATATTCCGAAGCGGAGCTATAAGAATTTAATGAAGAAAGCAACAGCAGATATTCCGATTATGAAGGTTTCGAAAAAGCTGGCTATTAGGTGA